One window of the Thunnus albacares chromosome 3, fThuAlb1.1, whole genome shotgun sequence genome contains the following:
- the LOC122979122 gene encoding CMRF35-like molecule 1, translating into MTMIYIYTCLFSALTIAEMKPLNINANVGENVTFTCSDWDVWLTDVKSYVKYLCESPCTKEKHIIVKAAPGEAKQKDRIYVNNTAEGLSVTFISLQTSDSNTYLCGLEKFGLDSLIKVNLHVFNAMLTGSRTNPKSVIFGCAFSFAAVLVMGLIALIFCKRRTVSSRSPTEINTVIDISAESASHAGIYETLHPSTKDHEQIYCTATECYSTVKTSTYEPSQHGSNL; encoded by the exons ATGACAATGATCTACATTTACACCTGCCTTTTCTCTG CTCTGACTATTGCGGAGATGAAGCCTCTCAACATAAACGCAAATGTTGGGGAAAATGTAACATTCACATGTTCAGACTGGGATGTTTGGCTGACTGATGTAAAATCTTACGTTAAGTACCTTTGTGAAAGTCCATGTACgaaggaaaaacacatcatcGTCAAAGCAGCACCTGGAGAAGCTAAACAAAAGGACAGAATATATGTGAACAACACAGCAGAGGGTTTATCTGTGACCTTTATTTCTCTCCAAACGTCAGACTCCAACACGTACCTTTGTGGACTGGAGAAATTCGGCCTCGATTCATTAATTAAGGTGAACCTTCACGTCTTCAATG ctaTGCTTACAGGTTCGAGGACAAATCCTAAATCAGTCATCTTCGGTTGTGCTTTCTCATTTGCTG CTGTCTTGGTGATGGGACTTATTGCACTAATATTCTGCAAAAGAAGAACCGTGTCATCAC GCTCGCCCACCGAGATAAACACAGTCATAGATATCAGTGCTGAG AGTGCAAGTCATGCTGGAATCTATGAAACACTCCACCCATCCACGAAGGATCATGAACAAATCTACTGTACTGCCACAG AATGCTATTCCACAgtcaaaacatcaacatatgAACCAAGTCAACATGGAAGCAATCTGTAG